From Coturnix japonica isolate 7356 chromosome 1, Coturnix japonica 2.1, whole genome shotgun sequence, the proteins below share one genomic window:
- the HAL gene encoding histidine ammonia-lyase codes for MPRYTVHVRGEWLAVPCPHSTNTVGWLGKEAVRRYVKNKPDNGGFTSVEEVKFFVRRCKGLGLLDLDDAVEDALEDNEFVEVVIEGDIMSPDFIPSQPEGVHLYSKYREPEQYISLDGNSLTTRDLVNLGKGLYKIKLTPEAEAKVKQSREVIERIVKEQTVVYGITTGFGKFARTVIPNSKLMELQMNLVRSHSAGVGKPLTPERSRMLLALRINVLAKGYSGISLETLQQVIEAFNASCLPYIPEKGTVGASGDLAPLSHLALGLTGEGKMWSPKSGWADAKYVLEAHGLKPITLKPKEGLALINGTQMITSLGCEAVERASAIARQADIVAALTLEVLKGTTKAFDTDIHAVRPHRGQAEVAFRFRSLLDSDHHPSEIAESHRFCDRVQDAYTMRCCPQVHGVVNDTIAFVKDIMTTEINSATDNPMVFAERAETISGGNFHGEYPAKALDYLAIGVHELAAISERRIERLCNPSLSELPAFLVTEGGLNSGFMIAHCTAAALVSENKVLCHPSSVDSLSTSAATEDHVSMGGWSARKALRVIEHVEQVLAIELLAACQGIEFLRPLRTTTPLEKVYDLVRSVVRPWIKDRFMAPDIEAVHRLLVEQKVWEVAEPYIEKYRREHIPESRPGSPTAFSLGSLGRKTHDGHNHRHQNEL; via the exons ATGCCAAGATACACGGTGCATGTCCGAGGAGAATGGCTGGCAGTGCCATGCCCACACAGCACAAATACAGTCGGATGGCTGGGAAAGGAGGCTGTGAGGCGGTATGTGAAGAACAAACCTGATAACGGTGGATTTACCTCAGTGGAAGAGGTAAAGTTTTTCGTTCGGAGGTGCAAGGGTCTCGGCTTGCTGGATCTTGACGATGCAGTGGAGGATGCCCTGGAGGACAATGAGTTTGTTGAAGTTG TTATAGAAGGAGATATCATGTCTCCAGACTTCATACCATCTCAGCCAGAAGGAGTTCATTT ATATAGCAAATATCGAGAACCAGAACAG TATATCTCTTTAGATGGCAACAGCTTAACAACACGGGACTTGGTCAACTTAGGAAAAGGGCTCTACAAGATAAAG CTCACCCCTGAAGCTGAAGCTAAAGTCAAGCAGTCACGAGAAGTGATTGAAAGGATTGTAAAGGAGCAGACAG TTGTCTATGGAATCACCACAGGCTTTGGGAAGTTTGCCAGAACTGTCATTCCAAACAGCAAACTGAT GGAGCTTCAAATGAACTTGGTTCGCTCACACTCTGCAG GTGTGGGGAAACCTTTAACCCCAGAGAGGTCCCGCatgctgctggcactgaggaTCAATGTCCTCGCAAAGGGCTACAGTGGGATATCCCTAGAAACCCTCCAGCAAGTTATTGAAGCATTTAATG ctTCCTGCCTGCCTTATATCCCTGAGAAGGGAACAGTTGGAGCCAGTGGAGACTTGGCCCCCCTCTCTCACCTTGCGTTGGGATTGACAGGAGAGGGAAAGATGTGGTCCCCAAAGAGTGGCTGGGCTGATGCTAAATAT GTCCTCGAAGCCCACGGTCTGAAACCAATTACCTTGAAACCAAAAGAG GGTCTGGCTCTCATCAACGGGACACAAATGATCACCTCGCTGGGATGTGAAGCAGTTGAAAGAGCTAGTGCCATTGCGAGGCAAGCAGATATAGTCGCTGCCCTTACACTTGAAGTCCTGAAGGGTACAACTAAGGCCTTTGATACTG ACATCCATGCTGTGCGTCCACACCGAGGGCAGGCTGAAGTGGCATTTCGATTCAGGTCCCTTCTGGATTCTGACCATCATCCATCAGAAATAGCAG AGAGCCACCGATTTTGTGACCGAGTTCAGGACGCATACACAATGCGCTGCTGCCCTCAG GTCCATGGAGTAGTGAATGATACAATTGCTTTTGTGAAGGACATCATGACAACTGAAATCAATAGTGCCACGGACAACCCT ATGGTGTTTGCTGAAAGAGCAGAGACCATTTCTGGAGGAAATTTTCATGGTGAATACCCCGCAAAG GCTTTGGACTACTTGGCCATCGGTGTGCACGAACTCGCTGCAATTAGTGAGAGAAGAATTGAGAGGCTCTGCAACCCCTCGCTCAGCGAACTACCGGCATTTTTAGTCACCGAAGGAGGTCTGAACTCCGGCTTCATGATTGCACACTGCACAGCGGCTGCCCTGG TGTCAGAGAACAAAGTCTTGTGCCACCCCTCCTCTGTGGATTCTCTGTCCACCAGCGCTGCCACGGAGGACCACGTGTCCATGGGAGGATGGTCTGCGAGAAAAGCACTGAGAGTCATTGAGCATGTGGAACAAG TGCTGGCCATAGAGCTGCTCGCCGCCTGCCAGGGCATTGAATTCCTACGCCCCCTGAGGACGACCACCCCATTGGAGAAAGTCTACGACCTCGTGCGCTCGGTGGTGAG GCCTTGGATAAAGGACCGCTTCATGGCCCCGGACATTGAAGCTGTTCACAGGCTGCTGGTGGAGCAGAAG GTGTGGGAAGTAGCTGAACCTTACATTGAAAAATACAGGAGAGAACACATCCCTGAATCCAGACCTGGTTCACCAACAGCCTTCTCATTGGGATCgctgggaaggaaaacacaCGATGGCCACAACCACAGGCATCAGAATGAACTGTAA